From Taeniopygia guttata chromosome 3, bTaeGut7.mat, whole genome shotgun sequence:
TAATAGGTTGTAGTTAATGATcccagaggtcttttccagcctcactGATCCTGTGATTCCCCGCAGGTCGGCGGCAGGATCGCGGACCGGGTGTTTGACATCACCAGGTGAGCCCCGCCTTGTCCCGCATCCCCAGGGGTGGGAGCCCGGGGGTATCTCTGGATGCGGAGTGCCTTTCCCCGAGGTACCACAAAAGGATGTTCGGTGGGCTGAGTTCAATAAGGCCCTTAGAGATTAGCGgctctaaaattaaaaatatcgTAAGACTTGGTTATGTTCTGTATTGCTGATCTTATCCTATAGAACGTTTCCTCTCGCTTTGGATGTTGGCTCTGGAAGAGGTTACATAGCTCAGCACTTAACCAAGGTACTGTTCTCGTCATACTTAGAAGTGTTTAAAGGAAGGTCATAAGTTGTACATCCTTTTCAAACAGGGCTCTGTTACAGATTGTCTTAAGACAATCATCTGAGTCTTGATGAGGTAAATTTCCCCCGCCCCATATGCCTATACCAGTAGTTATAGCTCAAAGCTGCGTGTTGTGCAGGCTGTTCTTCATTTATTGCCACTGAAAACTGGACAAATGTGCAAGGGAAGTTAGCTATTATAATACAGTTAACTTTTAGTTTTGGTAGAAATATGCCCGTTTTTTTGGTGAATATATTGGCTACAGTTAGTTGTTAAAGAGAAGTGTCATTATGGAGGCTTTGAAGCCATTAACAGTTTACCATTCATGAACCATTCTGTGAGTAAAGGTGCTTCCTTGGCTGTTAATCCATGGTTTATGTTTAACTAAACTTATGCCTAAAATTACAGAATGTGTTTTCTGTTACCACTTCTGTCTCAGCTGTTCTCCCTGGGAGCAGGTGCCACATTGTGTGGGGAAAAGTGCTTTGTGCTTTATATAAAGCTTCTATCAAGAGTGGAAAAGATTCTTTCTAATTTATTATGGGTGTAAGTGCCAAAAAATTACTCATGTCCATTTACAAAATAATTCACATATTTAatagacttttaaaattttatttcaggaaacAGTTGAAAAACTTGTTCAAGTTGATATCGCAGAGAATGCTCTGGTAAGTAGCTTTTTGAATGCTAAAGTGCTTCAATTCTGTAATACAGGAAAGCAACAGAAGTGAGGTTTTGATGAGCTGTTTTTCTTCCAACCCAACATTAGAAAAATGCTGTAGAATCTGAAATCCCGACGGTCAGGGTTGTAGCTGATGAGGAATTCCTTCCTTTTAAAGAAGATACATTTGATCTTGTTGTCAGCAGCTTAAGGTATGTAGtcataatttatttgttttgtttaagtTGTTAATAATGTTCTTTTCAGAGTagctttaagaaaataaatccaacaAATATTACTAGTCCCATTAAAAAGCAATAAGAAAAGTACTTGCATAGTTAATATGATCATGTATTAGTAAAAACTGCTGTCCTGGTGATTCTTCctgtttttgtttaatttccttCAAAACACTTGGAACTTCTctctttcctgcattttgacatACTAGTCTCCAAGATTTGTgttttctccccaaaaaaaagcactttgtgGATAAACTTCTGTTCTTGTTTGGTATCAGTTTCAAGCAGCTGTTTCATCTTCAGAAATCAGTTTGTGGCTTTGGCTCCTGAAACTTACTTAGCTAACTAGGTAGTTAGCATTTGATTTAATCTGAAATTATAAAATGTACACTTCTGTTATTTCAGTTTACATTGGGTGAATGACCTTCCCAAAGCTTTCAAAGAGGtaagaaattgttttttaataCTCTTAAGTTAGTACTTGCCATTACTTGCATTGAGAGCACTCTCTATTTCCAGGTCTTCTTTAAATAAGAGGCACAAAACTCATGTTGCACACAAGTATTTTTTGCAACACTTTTCACAGTTTGAGGAGCATTAGCTTATATTGCTACTAATTTGCTCACTCAGAccaatttggaaaaaataacaacaacgCACTTGTACAATATTTGGATTCTCCACAGCTGAGATCATGGTAGCTAATGTCACCTGAGACAGTGCTATTGATCTTTATTGTTAGCTCTTACTATTTGTAGTAAAATACTACACTTCTCAAGAGCTGCTTTATAGAGCTTGAGTTATTTTTATCTCTCAgctgtttattttgaaatacagcTTTGACCAAGGCTTTTTGATATTAGAATAAAGCAAATACTTGTTgaggacagaaaaatattttttttcactaacAGTTTTGGTTATTTTGGATTACTTCAGCTCTTTCCTGCACGTGTAAACTTTAGTCAAATCTAAAAACATGGTGCAGGAACAAGGAACATATTAACCAGTTTGCTggtttttcattaatttcaaattGATCAGTCATTGCAGTGCTGTTTTATCACCTGTTGGTAGGACTAGGACTACCCTACTgtcactgaaataataaaaataaattgaaatgcATTCAGTACCTATGAAAAGAAGTTTGAAAGAAATACAGGATTTTCACCAGAATTTAAGTATTCTATGGAGGGCCAAATATTTTCTCCTACAGTAAATATAACTGACACTGTCTCACAGTGGTGAGGGAACTGGGCTTCTTTGCCAGCTTTCATGATTTCCTGTGTTGTCTTTAAGTGATGGAAACTGCCTTTAACTGCCTAATTGTCTTACCTGTCAATTAAAGGCTTTTTTACTAACACAGAAAAGGCAGCTTGATTAATACTTCATTAAAAAActatggaaaacattttttttcaaaggcatTGGAAATGCTTGCTGTCATGTTAGCCTGGCTGTATAATCAGACTCTTCTGGATGTCTAAACCAGAGATAATTTCCAGCTCTTAGAGCAATGAGAAAGCGTTAATTTATTTGCCTTCTCCCTAGGAAGAGGGCTAGAACTTAGAAGACCAGAAAGCAGCTTGTCAGCCTTGGTGTTTGAATTATGATATTGCTGTTTGGGCAAGTTAATAATAAGTAATTGTAGACATAATAAGAATGGCATTACTCTATTGTCTCAGAAGTGCAGAGATCAGTACTGGAAACTAAAGTCTTAACTTGTCTTAAATCAAGACATTAAAAAGTGCTTTTGCAGCTCTCAGAAAGTAAAAGTAAATAGCATACTTGCCTTAATCTATCCTCCTTTTAGaagtaaattaatttagaaTATTATTTTGGGAGTATTGTGCTGAAAATAGTTTTACCCTCAATTTCTACAGTTTGTTCCATGTTTCCTGAATGGAAGTGTAATTTCTGAGGATTTACTCTTAAGAACAGAAAATAGTCTCTCTTCAACAAGAGTATTTGCAGTGTGACCAGAAGCTGCATCACAGCTTGCCCTGCAGAATACAGTCAATATTAAAAGTCTGTCACAGCTTTTAAAATGATTACTTCTGAGTTCTTTAAGATAAAAAGTGTTAAAAACCACTTAGTTAGGTAGGCTCCACGCAGCAAAGCcgtgtttgtgtgtttgtgtgttgcAGATCCACCAGGTGCTGAAGCCCAACGGAGTGTTCATCGGAGCCATGTTCGGGGGGGACACTCTGTACGAGCTGcgctgctccctgcagctggccgagctggagagggaagggggCTTCTCTCCTCACGTCTCACCCTTCACCGCTGTCGCTGATCTGGGACatctgctgtccagggctggcTTTAACACCCTCACTGTGGTAATTATAAGTAAGAGAGCCAGCAGGGAGAACAATCCAGAAcgccagagctgctggaataTGGAAATGGCTTTGTTAATGTAGTAATAACATACTGCTTCCTTCTGCATGTGGTGCACTTTGCTGAACAGGCTGCAGAAATAGCCTGGATTGCcactggttttggttttgtggtgaTAATGGAACCAACTGAAGTGTATCTTTGGCTCATGGCCCAGTAGAATTTGGATGGTTTTCTTGGAGAAATGTCAAAGAATGTTAGGCCTGCATGAAAAAATTATAGACACTTGCTCTTTCTTCTAAAACCAAGAAGATAatgatatttaaattaaaatttcattgcATTTGGGCTACTAAGCAAAACTTCTTAGAAATGTTAAAATAGTACAtcttaaaatgttaaaataaatcaaatacaTGAGTTGAGCAGAAGAGGCAGAAGAATAGAAttgtagaatggtttgggttggaagggacttcagaaatctagttccaaccctcctgccacaggcagggaatAGTTTGGTAGTACAGCAAGGTTGAAAGAATGTGATTGGTTTAGTTTGGTATTCTCTAAAATTGAACTTCTCAATTCTTCTAGGATACTGATGAAATCCAAGTGAACTACCCAGGGTTATTTGAGGTTATGGAAGACTTACAAGGCAAGTATATTCTTTGTGGGACCATAAATGTTTTCTGTATCAGTGGACAGTTTTAGAACTGTTTTACTTTGTGTTTCTTAACTCTAAATCATAGACTAGTGTGGGTTGGAAAGAGCCTTTAAAGGCCATCTAGTCCAACTCTCTGCAGTAAGCAAAGACATCTTGAACTAGATCATGTTGCTCAGAGCTCCGTCCGACCTGGTCTTGGATGTTTCCAGGTGTGGGTCATCCACTACCTCTCTTAGCAACCTGAGCAAGTGTTTCACCATATTCATCACAAAGAATtactttcttaaaaaatataaatcttaTTGCAACAGGGGAAGCATTAGGTTTTTCCAGCTTTCTAGTAAGTCAGGAGATTATACCTGTCAGGAGATTTGTGTTGGGAAGCACAAGACAAACTACTTCATGGTCTGCTGTGAATGGTCTGCTTCCCTGGGGTTCCTGTTCTGCATGAGCCTGTTCACTGTAAGGTGCAGAAAAGCCCTTAAAGGGAGACAGCAGTCCATATCCCACACACTAACTTCCTGTGAGCCTTGCTAATTACCAAGGCAATCATCAAACTGCTTTGGAATGAGAGTAAATAAATCCTTAATTTGGAAGTTGCTGAGGAACAGCAAACAATTGAGTAACGATTTTGTTAATACTCTGATTGCATTTGTCATGGATTGTAAAGCAGTCATTCACATGCAGTCTGTTGTTACTGACAGCAACTCAGGGCATTTCTTATCTGGATCGACTGCTGTATGGAGTAATTCCTTAATGGAAAGGCAGCTTTTattctgagcagaaacattcaGATGCAGTAAGTGATTAGAAAGATTAGAATTGTGGTtactttcttttgtattttaaatctcttgGATTAGTAATTTTAATGATTATCTGTTAAACGAATACTGTCATGTGTCTGAATAAGCCCTTTGTACTCATTCTTAAAATCAGTTACACTTAAAAGCCTAAATGTCTGAAGTCTCAGACTGAAGACgtaataatttgaaattattccTAGCAGTGCAAACTGTAAATTGCAAAGCATAGGAATTAAAAGTTTTGGATTCTTATGCATAAGAAACTCACCTAATGATCTGTGGTATGTTCTCTCTTGCATTGAATAACAGAGGATTCTGTACTTTGGTTTTGTAAGAATCTGTCCTTAGTGCATGACACTTAACTCATGGCATGTgcaattctttttcttaaagctaaaacatatttttaggTATGGGGGAGAGTAATTGCTCTTGGAATAGAAAACCTCTGCTGCACAGGGAGACaatgctggcagctgctgcaataTACCAAGGTCAGTATTAGAGAGTGATGAGTTCATCTAAAATGACTTggagaatattttttctatgtCTTTTTTTATGACTTTTGTGTAAAAAA
This genomic window contains:
- the NDUFAF5 gene encoding arginine-hydroxylase NDUFAF5, mitochondrial isoform X1, whose amino-acid sequence is MVPRWRRSFCALRARWCRSFWALPARAAAASPPPPPAGASPGALNPFDRRLKRKQKNWAALQAEPAKCDYLREEVGGRIADRVFDITRTFPLALDVGSGRGYIAQHLTKETVEKLVQVDIAENALKNAVESEIPTVRVVADEEFLPFKEDTFDLVVSSLSLHWVNDLPKAFKEIHQVLKPNGVFIGAMFGGDTLYELRCSLQLAELEREGGFSPHVSPFTAVADLGHLLSRAGFNTLTVDTDEIQVNYPGLFEVMEDLQGMGESNCSWNRKPLLHRETMLAAAAIYQEMYGNSNGSVPATFQIYYMIGWKYHESQAKPAQRGSATVSFGDLAKIEGLLKTGKK
- the NDUFAF5 gene encoding arginine-hydroxylase NDUFAF5, mitochondrial isoform X3 — protein: MFGGDTLYELRCSLQLAELEREGGFSPHVSPFTAVADLGHLLSRAGFNTLTVDTDEIQVNYPGLFEVMEDLQGMGESNCSWNRKPLLHRETMLAAAAIYQEMYGNSNGSVPATFQIYYMIGWKYHESQAKPAQRGSATVSFGDLAKIEGLLKTGKK
- the NDUFAF5 gene encoding arginine-hydroxylase NDUFAF5, mitochondrial isoform X2: MVPRWRRSFCALRARWCRSFWALPARAAAASPPPPPAGASPGALNPFDRRLKRKQKNWAALQAEPAKCDYLREEVGGRIADRVFDITRTFPLALDVGSGRGYIAQHLTKETVEKLVQVDIAENALKNAVESEIPTVRVVADEEFLPFKEDTFDLVVSSLSLHWVNDLPKAFKEIHQVLKPNGVFIGAMFGGDTLYELRCSLQLAELEREGGFSPHVSPFTAVADLGHLLSRAGFNTLTVDTDEIQVNYPGLFEVMEDLQATQGISYLDRLLYGVIP